The proteins below come from a single Drosophila teissieri strain GT53w chromosome 3L, Prin_Dtei_1.1, whole genome shotgun sequence genomic window:
- the LOC122615834 gene encoding dnaJ protein homolog 1, whose product MGKDFYKILGIDRKASDDEIKKAYRKLALKYHPDKNKSPQAEERFKEIAEAYEVLSDKKKRDIFDKFGEEGLKGGQPGTDGSGQPGAYTYQFHGDPRATFAQFFGSSDPFGVFFGGSDNMFAGGQGGNTNEIFMNIGGDDMFGGFPGNPMAGAFRSQSFNAQAPSRKRQQQQDPPIEHDLYVSLEEVDKGCTKKMKISRMASGNSGPYKEEKVLSITVKPGWKAGTKITFPQEGDSAPNKIPADIVFIIRDKPHSLFKREGIDLKYTAQVSLKQALCGALVSVPTLQGSRIQVNPNHEIIKPTTTRRISGLGLPVPKEPSRRGDLIVSFDIKFPDTLAPSLQNQLAELLPN is encoded by the coding sequence ATGGGCAAAGACTTCTACAAGATTCTGGGCATCGACCGCAAGGCCAGCGACGATGAGATCAAGAAGGCCTACCGCAAACTAGCCCTCAAATACCATCCCGACAAGAACAAGAGCCCGCAGGCGGAGGAGCGCTTCAAGGAGATCGCCGAGGCGTACGAAGTGCTATCGGACAAAAAGAAACGCGACATCTTCGACAAGTTCGGTGAGGAGGGACTGAAGGGTGGACAGCCGGGAACAGATGGCAGCGGCCAGCCGGGAGCATACACCTATCAGTTCCACGGCGATCCGAGGGCCACTTTTGCGCAGTTCTTTGGATCGTCGGATCCGTTTGGCGTCTTCTTTGGCGGCAGTGATAACATGTTTGCCGGCGGCCAGGGCGGCAATACCAACGAGATCTTCATGAACATTGGCGGCGACGATATGTTTGGCGGTTTCCCCGGCAATCCTATGGCTGGAGCCTTCCGGTCGCAGTCATTCAATGCCCAGGCACCCAGTCGcaagcgacagcagcaacaggatcCGCCCATCGAGCATGATCTGTACGTGTCGCTGGAGGAAGTGGACAAGGGATGCACCAAGAAGATGAAAATCTCACGCATGGCCAGCGGAAACAGTGGGCCGTACAAGGAGGAGAAGGTGCTGAGCATCACAGTGAAACCGGGCTGGAAGGCCGGTACCAAGATTACCTTCCCCCAGGAGGGCGATTCGGCGCCGAACAAGATACCAGCTGACATCGTCTTCATCATACGCGACAAACCGCATTCGCTGTTCAAACGCGAGGGCATCGATCTCAAGTACACAGCCCAGGTCAGTCTGAAGCAGGCCTTATGTGGCGCACTGGTTAGTGTGCCCACGCTGCAGGGCAGTAGGATACAGGTGAACCCAAACCATGAGATCATCAAGCCCACCACCACGCGTAGGATCAGCGGACTAGGTCTGCCCGTGCCCAAGGAGCCCTCGAGACGCGGCGATCTGATCGTGTCCTTCGACATCAAGTTCCCCGACACACTGGCGCCCAGTCTGCAGAATCAGCTGGCCGAGCTGCTGCCCAACTAG